Proteins encoded within one genomic window of Bacillus sp. 1NLA3E:
- a CDS encoding VIT1/CCC1 transporter family protein produces MNKHEHEEKHFMNSDLVHDIVIGMSDGLTVPFALAAGLSGAVDSTALVLTAGGAEIAAGSIAMGLGGYLAGKTDAEHYQTEWEREQREIIEVPEKEEEEVAEVFRGYGLEEKQIQSITETMKKNPEQWVDFMMRFELGLEKPENGRARKSALTIAISYIVGGIVPLFPYIIISNPTSALKLSVILTLIALMIFGYIKGRFTGTAPWKNAIQTTIVGGLAAAVAFWIARLLS; encoded by the coding sequence ATGAATAAGCATGAACACGAGGAAAAGCATTTCATGAATTCAGACCTCGTCCATGATATTGTAATAGGAATGTCTGATGGATTGACGGTTCCGTTTGCGTTAGCTGCGGGCTTGTCAGGCGCAGTTGATTCCACAGCTTTAGTTTTGACAGCTGGGGGAGCAGAAATTGCGGCAGGGTCGATTGCAATGGGTCTTGGTGGATACTTGGCGGGTAAGACGGATGCTGAGCATTACCAAACAGAATGGGAAAGGGAACAAAGAGAAATAATTGAGGTCCCTGAAAAAGAAGAGGAAGAAGTAGCTGAAGTGTTTCGTGGCTATGGTCTAGAAGAGAAGCAAATACAATCTATTACCGAGACTATGAAAAAAAACCCAGAACAATGGGTGGACTTTATGATGAGATTTGAACTTGGTTTAGAAAAACCGGAAAATGGTAGGGCAAGAAAGAGTGCATTAACTATAGCTATTTCCTATATTGTAGGTGGTATCGTACCTTTATTCCCATACATAATCATTTCTAATCCAACTTCAGCCTTAAAACTATCCGTTATTTTAACATTAATAGCTCTGATGATTTTTGGATATATAAAAGGGAGATTTACTGGAACCGCTCCGTGGAAAAATGCCATACAAACAACGATAGTGGGTGGATTGGCTGCCGCTGTTGCATTTTGGATTGCAAGATTACTTTCTTAA
- a CDS encoding Spo0E family sporulation regulatory protein-aspartic acid phosphatase, whose translation MMLGRETIQTENMSLLVEIRSLKENLRELYLQTGPGNSNYISLSIKLDVLINEYIEGQLVELT comes from the coding sequence ATGATGTTAGGAAGAGAAACTATTCAAACTGAAAACATGAGCCTTTTAGTAGAAATAAGAAGTCTTAAAGAAAATTTACGTGAATTATACCTTCAAACTGGACCAGGAAATTCAAACTATATTTCGCTTTCCATAAAGCTAGATGTTCTGATAAATGAATATATTGAAGGGCAATTAGTGGAATTAACTTAG
- a CDS encoding glycosyltransferase, with the protein MRKQVISIMLIFMFALMNTPFIAEAEGRTPAKAACLNEKVIKLKYGMQELWIEHAWWTRSYIVSNLAGLEDQNNVLERLLQNQVDIGNIIKPYYEEKAGNKLTSLLKEHILLAGKIIDAAKKGSQAAVDQYNKLWLRNADEIVAFLTSANPHCSKQMLTDMFYTHLKLTTRLNTD; encoded by the coding sequence ATGAGAAAACAGGTCATTTCAATCATGTTAATTTTTATGTTTGCTTTAATGAACACTCCGTTTATTGCAGAAGCAGAGGGTAGAACACCTGCGAAGGCAGCATGCTTAAATGAGAAAGTAATTAAATTAAAATATGGAATGCAAGAGCTTTGGATTGAACATGCGTGGTGGACAAGAAGTTATATCGTTAGCAATTTGGCTGGACTTGAAGACCAAAATAATGTATTAGAAAGGCTTTTACAAAATCAGGTGGATATTGGAAATATCATTAAACCTTATTATGAGGAAAAAGCTGGCAATAAGTTAACTTCCCTTTTAAAAGAACATATCTTACTTGCAGGAAAAATAATCGATGCTGCAAAAAAAGGGAGTCAAGCTGCTGTTGATCAATATAATAAGCTATGGCTTCGAAATGCTGATGAAATAGTTGCTTTTTTAACGAGCGCTAATCCACATTGCTCAAAACAAATGCTTACTGATATGTTTTATACCCATTTGAAATTGACTACGAGGTTGAACACAGACTAA
- the pabB gene encoding aminodeoxychorismate synthase component I → MKTTVTQEPLLSFEFASETGEIKPYTFRNPIKVITTDTIEDILLCFQHIQEAIDAGYYAAGYLSYECAPAFDPAFKVKKGHSFPLLWFGIFSKPELQSVSSSGHFNVTEWKPSIKKDEYHSSILAIKQLIESGDTYQTNYTISLNSQFEGDDLAFFEKLKRAQTSSYCAYLNTGVHSILSASPELFFHLENHTITTRPMKGTTKRGNSFSKDQANSSWLFHSEKNRAENIMIVDLLRNDLNMIAKPGTVQVPKLFEIEQYPTVHQMTSTITAKVSENILLVDIFKALFPCGSITGAPKVSTMKIIADLETTSRDVYCGAIGFITPNKKAIFNVPIRTVVIDQQTGKATYGVGGGITWDSTTEDEYDEIITKASLLEEDRPEFQLLESILLDNGHYFLLEEHLNRLKNSALYFGFSFQLANVVNTLNYFASQNNKGLLKVRFLLSKNGEITTETQLITQPTGVPIKVMVAEEPVKKNNPFLYHKTTNRKIYSGFQMKKPADVFDVLLWNEDEELTEFTNGNIVLEIDGIHWTPPVNSGLLAGTFRELLIKNGEILEKTLTVNDLKNCNKVWFINSVRKWLEVDLISLFRKA, encoded by the coding sequence ATGAAAACAACAGTAACACAAGAACCACTATTATCTTTTGAATTCGCTTCCGAAACTGGAGAAATCAAGCCATATACTTTTAGAAATCCCATTAAGGTCATAACGACTGATACCATCGAAGATATACTATTATGCTTCCAACATATACAAGAAGCAATTGACGCTGGTTATTATGCTGCGGGATATTTATCATATGAATGTGCCCCTGCCTTTGATCCTGCATTTAAAGTTAAAAAAGGACATTCATTCCCGTTATTATGGTTCGGCATCTTTTCGAAGCCAGAACTTCAATCAGTCAGCAGCTCGGGACATTTTAATGTTACGGAATGGAAACCTTCGATAAAAAAGGATGAATACCATTCTTCGATATTAGCTATTAAGCAATTAATTGAAAGTGGCGATACATACCAGACAAACTATACGATTAGCCTAAACTCTCAATTCGAAGGTGATGACCTGGCTTTTTTTGAAAAACTAAAAAGAGCTCAAACCTCAAGTTATTGTGCCTATCTAAATACGGGAGTACATAGCATATTGTCTGCATCGCCTGAACTTTTTTTTCACTTAGAAAATCACACAATCACAACTAGGCCGATGAAAGGCACAACAAAACGAGGAAATTCATTTTCAAAGGATCAGGCTAACTCCAGTTGGCTCTTTCATTCGGAAAAGAATCGTGCAGAAAATATCATGATTGTCGACTTGTTACGGAATGATTTAAACATGATTGCTAAACCTGGAACTGTTCAAGTACCAAAGCTGTTTGAAATAGAACAGTACCCTACCGTACATCAAATGACCTCCACTATAACAGCAAAGGTTTCAGAAAATATCCTACTCGTTGATATTTTCAAAGCTCTTTTTCCATGTGGCTCGATTACCGGTGCACCAAAGGTCAGCACGATGAAAATTATTGCTGATTTAGAAACCACATCTCGTGACGTTTATTGTGGTGCCATTGGTTTTATTACACCAAATAAGAAAGCTATTTTTAATGTTCCAATCAGAACAGTTGTGATTGATCAACAGACTGGAAAAGCAACTTATGGCGTTGGTGGTGGGATTACTTGGGATTCTACAACTGAGGATGAATATGATGAAATCATTACCAAAGCAAGTTTACTTGAGGAGGATCGGCCAGAGTTTCAATTACTCGAGAGCATTTTGTTAGATAATGGCCATTACTTCTTGTTAGAAGAGCACCTTAACCGGCTTAAAAACTCTGCATTATACTTTGGATTTTCATTTCAATTAGCTAATGTTGTTAACACATTGAACTATTTTGCTAGTCAAAATAACAAGGGACTGTTAAAAGTTCGTTTTCTTTTATCTAAAAATGGGGAAATCACAACAGAGACGCAGTTAATAACTCAACCTACCGGGGTACCTATTAAAGTAATGGTCGCTGAGGAACCGGTAAAAAAGAACAATCCTTTCCTATACCACAAAACAACAAATAGAAAAATCTACTCAGGATTTCAAATGAAAAAGCCCGCTGATGTTTTCGATGTTCTCCTCTGGAACGAAGATGAAGAACTCACCGAATTTACAAATGGAAACATCGTCTTGGAAATAGATGGTATCCACTGGACACCCCCTGTTAATAGCGGCTTGTTAGCGGGCACATTTCGTGAACTGTTAATAAAAAATGGAGAAATCCTTGAAAAAACATTAACAGTCAATGATTTAAAAAATTGCAACAAAGTTTGGTTTATCAATAGTGTGCGGAAGTGGCTAGAAGTTGATTTAATATCGTTATTTCGAAAGGCTTAG
- a CDS encoding acyl-ACP desaturase — protein sequence MLTNHLDFRLEPKLTELYEEHKKRAEKIDWGYHDFLPWDKAQDFRRVPWDPNQVTLPQGIVTAVETALLTEVNLPWFTSHLDQTFKGSLSVIKDFVHTWTAEEDQHSNLLETYLLITRNADPKRLRQLHKQTVEGGWQPGFHTPFETMVYTSLQELATMVFYNNVAKVAGEHDKELATLLRRLAKDETLHYAFYRDIIKYHLELEPNYCYYLGYVIKNFQMPGTVMPDFEDRMSIIAKEANYGPMEYFDQVLDVIVDYWDLEKLRPIAPEAEKARVDILTYRARLKRVRDRFYASKRNSSN from the coding sequence TTGTTAACTAATCATTTAGATTTTAGACTTGAACCAAAATTAACGGAACTATATGAGGAACACAAGAAAAGAGCAGAAAAAATAGATTGGGGCTATCATGATTTCTTGCCCTGGGACAAAGCTCAGGATTTTCGAAGGGTACCATGGGATCCAAATCAGGTTACACTTCCACAAGGGATAGTTACTGCTGTCGAGACCGCTCTTTTGACAGAAGTTAATCTACCATGGTTTACATCCCACCTTGACCAGACCTTTAAAGGATCACTTTCTGTCATTAAAGATTTTGTTCACACATGGACAGCAGAAGAGGACCAACATTCGAATCTTTTGGAAACCTATTTGTTAATTACCAGAAACGCCGATCCTAAACGCCTTCGTCAGTTGCACAAACAAACAGTAGAAGGGGGCTGGCAACCGGGTTTCCACACACCATTTGAAACAATGGTCTATACGTCTCTACAAGAATTGGCAACGATGGTATTTTATAATAATGTAGCAAAAGTAGCTGGAGAACATGATAAAGAGTTGGCAACTCTCCTTAGAAGATTGGCAAAAGATGAAACTCTCCATTACGCTTTTTACCGTGATATCATCAAATATCATTTGGAACTAGAACCAAATTATTGTTACTATCTTGGATATGTTATTAAGAACTTCCAAATGCCAGGTACAGTTATGCCCGATTTTGAGGACCGTATGTCGATTATCGCAAAAGAAGCCAATTATGGACCGATGGAATATTTCGATCAAGTATTGGATGTAATTGTTGATTATTGGGATTTGGAAAAACTTCGGCCAATTGCTCCTGAGGCAGAAAAAGCACGTGTGGATATTCTTACTTATCGAGCAAGACTAAAACGCGTCAGAGATCGTTTTTACGCATCAAAAAGGAATTCAAGCAATTAG
- a CDS encoding cysteine hydrolase family protein, protein MTKALINIDYTVDFVADNGSLTCGKPGQQIEKAITKITNEFIKNNDFVVFAIDVHHKKDIYHPETKLFPPHNIIGTKGRQLYGALNTIFQNHRLDENVYWIDKTRYSAFVGTDLELKLRERGINEIHLVGVCTDICILHTAVDAYNKGFKMVIHQDAVASFNAAGHDWALQHFAQSLGAIVI, encoded by the coding sequence ATGACGAAAGCATTGATAAATATTGATTACACAGTTGATTTTGTTGCAGATAATGGATCTTTGACATGCGGAAAACCTGGCCAGCAAATAGAAAAGGCGATTACGAAAATAACAAATGAGTTTATTAAAAATAATGATTTTGTCGTTTTCGCAATTGATGTTCATCATAAAAAGGATATTTATCACCCTGAAACAAAATTGTTCCCGCCCCACAACATCATAGGTACCAAGGGACGACAATTATATGGGGCTTTAAACACAATTTTTCAAAATCATCGGTTGGATGAAAATGTTTATTGGATCGATAAAACGCGTTATTCAGCATTTGTTGGAACGGATTTAGAACTGAAATTAAGAGAACGCGGGATTAACGAGATTCATTTAGTTGGAGTTTGTACGGATATTTGTATATTACATACAGCTGTCGATGCTTATAATAAAGGCTTCAAAATGGTTATACACCAAGACGCTGTAGCGAGTTTTAATGCAGCTGGACATGATTGGGCGTTGCAACACTTTGCCCAATCACTTGGAGCTATCGTTATTTGA